CCAATCCGGACGGGTCGATCAACAGCGCCTGCGTCACGCCTGTCTCGAGTCGCCGACCCGCATGCTGGTCCTCAATCATTGTTCGAATGTTAATGGTCAATTGCAGGATATTGAGGGCCTTGGAGGTTTTTGCCGTGAAAGAAATATTCTGTTTCTGCTTGATGGCTCACAGAGTGCCGGTTCTTTCCCCCTTGATATTGAAGCGGAAAAAATAGATTTATATGCGGCTCCGGGACATAAAAATTTATTAGGCCCGGCAGGGACGGGTCTGCTTTATGTGCGTCCCGGTTTGCAGGTTGAACCCTTGACTTACGGCGGCACCGGGGCTAACAGCCATTCTGACCAGCAGCCTGAAATGATGCCGGAACGGTTTGAGAGCGGTACCCAGAATATGGTGGGGATTGCCGGATGGCTGGCGGCGGTTGAATATCTGCAAAAACAGAATCCCGCCGAATTAAGAATCGGGCTCGAACGCCATTTACGGCAGATTATTTGCGGCTTGCAGGAGATCGAGGGCGTGCGGGTTTATGCAGCCGACTCCCTTGCCCATCAGGGCGATGCTGTTTCCTTTACGGTTGAGCATATCGATCCCGCTCAAATCGGTTTTCGTCTGGATCAGGATTTTGGTATCTGCGTGCGCGTTGGTTTGCATTGCGCGCCTGAGGCCCATCGCACATTGGGAACCTACCCTCAAGGGACAGTTCGAGTGAGCCCGGGCATTTTTACAACGGATGATGAGATTCAAAAACTGCTTTCTGCCGTTCAAATAATTTGTCTGAACAAGGGTTGAGCCTGAATTTGCACTTCATTCATGGATTAAAGGAGACGTCACAATGCGTATCACCCAAACTTTATTTACAGTTCTGCTGGTCAGTTTGCTGATCGCCTGCTCATTGCCTCCCGATAAGCCGGTCACACGTAAGGAACTCGCCCAATCCAACATCTATCGGAACTACAAAATTGAAGAATCTCCCGAGGAGGTGTTGAACGCTCTCAACATGGAGGGGGAGGTGGTTTTGCGTGGTGAATATATGAACCGTCCCGTCTATATCAAGGTTCTTGCTACTGCGGATGGTCTTGAAATTTCCTCATATGATCGTTGATTTTTATAATGTAATGTCCAGCGTTTGATAACGAGGGCTTATTGATAAGGTGGTTGCCACGATGAAAACATATGTTCTGGATACCAATGTTCTGCTGCATGATCCTCAGGCCATTTTTCGATTTGAAGATAACAATGTCATCCTGCCGCTAACCGTGGTTGAGGAGATCGATCGGTTTAAGAAGGAGCAGAGTGAAACCGGGCGTAATGCCCGGCAAATATCGCGTATTATTGATGGCTTTCGCGGCCAGGGGAAACTCCTCGACGGTGTGCTTCTGCCCGGTGGCGGCCTGTTCAAAATAGCTATCTATCGTGAAGAAGCGATGAAACGTCTGCCGCCCGAACTCCAGGTCGATCAGGGAGACAACCGGATCCTCGCCGTCGCCCAGGAACTGGTCGAAGCCGGCAATACCGATATTTTCTTTATCACCAAAGATATTAATCTGCGGATCAAAGCGGATACCATCGGCCTGCGTGCCGAAGACTACGAATCCGATAAGGTTGCTATTGACGATCTTTATTCCGGGACCTCCGAGTTGCTGGTCAGCTCGGATGAGGTTGATCAATTCTACAAATCCGGGGAACTCGCCCTTGGGGGCGAATATTTATCCAACCAGGGGATAACCCTGATTGATGCCGGGAATCCATCCCATTCGGCGATCGGCCGCTACGATGCGATCCAGCAAAAGCTTCGGCCTCTGCTGAGGCCCCCCAAGGATGGTATCTGGGGAATTCATCCTCGCAATCGCGAACAGCAGTTTGCGCTTGATCTGTTGCTCAATGACGATATCCGGGTGGTTTCACTGGTCGGTAAGGCCGGGACAGGTAAAACACTCCTGGCGATCGCGGCGGGCCTGCTCAAGACGGCTGATGAGTCGGTCTACAGCCGCCTGCTGGTGTCGCGTCCAGTCTTCCCCATGGGGCGTGATCTGGGGTTTTTGCCGGGCGATCTTGAGGAGAAACTGGCGCCCTGGATGCAACCGATTTTCGATAACGTTGAGCTTCTTCTTTCCAGTGTTGAAGAGGGGGGAAAACGCAAACGGGGCTATCGTGAACTGATCGATCTTGGTTTGATGGAGATCGAGCCTTTGACCTATATTCGCGGCCGTTCTATTCCCCATCAGTATCTCATTGTCGATGAAGCGCAAAACCTGACGCCGCACGAGATTAAAACAATTATTACCCGCGCCGGGGAGGGGACCAAGGTCGTCCTGACCGGCGATCCCTATCAGATCGATAATCCCTACATCGATTCTTCAAGTAACGGTTTAAGTTACGCCGTCGAACGACTCAAAGGACAAGACATCGCCGGTCATATGACCCTGACAAAAGGGGAGCGTTCCGCCCTGGCCGAACTGGCCGCGAATCTGCTTTGAACTTCTCATGTTAGTTTTAGCAATCGAAACCTCGTGCGATGAGACCGCGGTTGCCGTCGTGCGTGATGGCCGTGAAATTCTGGCGAATCTGATTGTCTCCCAGATTGATATCCACGCCCGTTTTGGGGGTGTTGTCCCCGAACTTGCCTCCCGCCAACATCTGCAGGCGATCTGTCCTCTGGTGGATGCCGCGTTAGCAGAGGCCGGCACCAGCCTGGAGCAGATAGAAGGGATCGCGGTGACCCGCGGACCCGGTCTCATCGGGGCACTGCTGGTTGGGGTCGCCTATGCCAAGGCGATCGCTTTTGCGCGGCAGATTCCACTGGTCGGGGTGCACCATATTGAGGGGCACATCCTCGCCGTACAACTGGAGAAACTGGTTGAGTTTCCCTATCTGGCCCTGGCGGTATCGGGCGGGCACAGTCATCTGTTCCGCGTCGAGGGCATTGGCCAATATCAGCTGCTCGGGCGAACCATTGACGACGCCGCTGGCGAGGCTTTTGACAAGGTTGCTAAAATGCTCGGGCTGCCTTACCCGGGCGGACCGGTCATCGACCGACTGGCTAAAGTCGGGGATGCTTCCTGTGTTCGTTTCCCTCGGCCGATGCTTAAAAAACCTAATTTAGATTTCAGCTTCAGCGGGATGAAGACCGCCGTTTTGACCTATATCGAGTCGCTTAATACTCAAATCAGTGAGCAACAGACGGCGGATATCGCGGCTGCTTTCCAGGAGGCGGCTGTTGATGTTCTGGTGCAGAAAACCATGCGCGCGGCGCGACAGGAAGGGCTGTCACGAATAGTGGTTGCTGGCGGCGTGGCCTGTAACTCCGGTCTGCGAAGCGAATTCAGCGCTGCGTGCCGCAAGGAATGTATTGACGTTTATTTCCCTTCACCGCTACTCTGCAGTGACAATGCTGCCATGTTAGCTGTTGCTGGAGACGCCTACCTTGAACGAGGTTACCGTAGCGCATCCGACCTGAATGCTGTTTCGAACTGGCCGCTGCCTGAAGCGGCGCTCCATTTTATTTAAGATTTAATTGTCGGAGGGTTCGTCATGTGGCGGCGTTGGTCTTTCTTTAGGCAATTCAAGCTCAATCTGATTCGCCTTCTGCGCCTGCAGGATTCGCCGCATCGTATCGCCCGAGGTCTGGCCCTTGGACTTTTTTTAGGGATGACGCCCACCTTCGGCGTGCAGATGTTGTTAGCGCTGTTTGCGGCGATCCTGCTGCGTGAGAACAAGCTGTCCGCGGTGGTCGGTGTCTGGGTCACCAATCCGGTTACGGCGCCGTTTATTTACGGTCTCGAATATGAAACCGGGCGAATTCTGCTCGGGCTTCCTCATCCTGCACTGGGGATGGAGTTTAACTATCAGTTTTTACAGAAGTTTGGCTGGCAGGTCATTACCCCCCTCTGCCTTGGAAGTCTTCTTTTCGGCCTTGCTTCGGCCTTCATTGGTTATGGCATTGTTATAAAATTTATTCCGGTAATGCGGAAATGGCGAATTAAACGCTGGCCTCGCGGCCGCAGATAGATTGCAACAAACCCTATGGAATACCGGACAAAAAAACGTTTCGGCCAACATTTTCTGAATGATCAATCTGTGATCGATCAGATTCTGCAGGCTGCAAATATCTGCAAGACTGATCGTTGTGTTGAAATAGGACCAGGCCTGGGTGTGTTGACCGAGTATCTGCTTGACGCTGCGGCCCAGGTTGACGTTTTTGAAATTGATCGCGACCTGATTGCGCGCCTCCAGCAACGCCAGGACCCACGCCTGATCGTTCATGCTGGCGATATTCTGAAGGCCAATCTTGCTACGCTCCTGACTGCTCCTCCCTATACCCTGGTCGCCAATCTGCCTTACAATATTTCGAGTCAGGTCGTTTTCCTGCTGATTGAAAATCGACACCTCTTTTCACGCATGGTCCTGATGTTTCAAAAAGAGGTCGGAGACCGCCTGTGCGCCCAACCTGGCTGTAAAGACTATGGAATCCT
Above is a genomic segment from Geopsychrobacter electrodiphilus DSM 16401 containing:
- a CDS encoding aminotransferase class V-fold PLP-dependent enzyme, giving the protein MSAPIYLDNAATSHPKPESVYQATFDALRGGGNAGRGAHRASLSADRLIFSAREALAAFFGIADSSRLIFTPNATTAINTALFGLLKPGERVVTSCMEHNAVSRPLRRLADLGVEVVKVGADQSGRVDQQRLRHACLESPTRMLVLNHCSNVNGQLQDIEGLGGFCRERNILFLLDGSQSAGSFPLDIEAEKIDLYAAPGHKNLLGPAGTGLLYVRPGLQVEPLTYGGTGANSHSDQQPEMMPERFESGTQNMVGIAGWLAAVEYLQKQNPAELRIGLERHLRQIICGLQEIEGVRVYAADSLAHQGDAVSFTVEHIDPAQIGFRLDQDFGICVRVGLHCAPEAHRTLGTYPQGTVRVSPGIFTTDDEIQKLLSAVQIICLNKG
- a CDS encoding DUF2062 domain-containing protein, with the protein product MWRRWSFFRQFKLNLIRLLRLQDSPHRIARGLALGLFLGMTPTFGVQMLLALFAAILLRENKLSAVVGVWVTNPVTAPFIYGLEYETGRILLGLPHPALGMEFNYQFLQKFGWQVITPLCLGSLLFGLASAFIGYGIVIKFIPVMRKWRIKRWPRGRR
- the tsaD gene encoding tRNA (adenosine(37)-N6)-threonylcarbamoyltransferase complex transferase subunit TsaD — protein: MLVLAIETSCDETAVAVVRDGREILANLIVSQIDIHARFGGVVPELASRQHLQAICPLVDAALAEAGTSLEQIEGIAVTRGPGLIGALLVGVAYAKAIAFARQIPLVGVHHIEGHILAVQLEKLVEFPYLALAVSGGHSHLFRVEGIGQYQLLGRTIDDAAGEAFDKVAKMLGLPYPGGPVIDRLAKVGDASCVRFPRPMLKKPNLDFSFSGMKTAVLTYIESLNTQISEQQTADIAAAFQEAAVDVLVQKTMRAARQEGLSRIVVAGGVACNSGLRSEFSAACRKECIDVYFPSPLLCSDNAAMLAVAGDAYLERGYRSASDLNAVSNWPLPEAALHFI
- a CDS encoding PhoH family protein, which encodes MKTYVLDTNVLLHDPQAIFRFEDNNVILPLTVVEEIDRFKKEQSETGRNARQISRIIDGFRGQGKLLDGVLLPGGGLFKIAIYREEAMKRLPPELQVDQGDNRILAVAQELVEAGNTDIFFITKDINLRIKADTIGLRAEDYESDKVAIDDLYSGTSELLVSSDEVDQFYKSGELALGGEYLSNQGITLIDAGNPSHSAIGRYDAIQQKLRPLLRPPKDGIWGIHPRNREQQFALDLLLNDDIRVVSLVGKAGTGKTLLAIAAGLLKTADESVYSRLLVSRPVFPMGRDLGFLPGDLEEKLAPWMQPIFDNVELLLSSVEEGGKRKRGYRELIDLGLMEIEPLTYIRGRSIPHQYLIVDEAQNLTPHEIKTIITRAGEGTKVVLTGDPYQIDNPYIDSSSNGLSYAVERLKGQDIAGHMTLTKGERSALAELAANLL
- the rsmA gene encoding 16S rRNA (adenine(1518)-N(6)/adenine(1519)-N(6))-dimethyltransferase RsmA — encoded protein: MEYRTKKRFGQHFLNDQSVIDQILQAANICKTDRCVEIGPGLGVLTEYLLDAAAQVDVFEIDRDLIARLQQRQDPRLIVHAGDILKANLATLLTAPPYTLVANLPYNISSQVVFLLIENRHLFSRMVLMFQKEVGDRLCAQPGCKDYGILSVLCQLWFDVEPVVEVSPESFSPPPKVDSLVLLFSPLGAPRVDPIEFGFFTKVVKAAFTQRRKQLRNSMMAGNFTREEVDAGLSAAEILPSRRGESLDLSDFSRLTRALYALRFP